From Pseudorasbora parva isolate DD20220531a chromosome 14, ASM2467924v1, whole genome shotgun sequence:
tatatcccaccgaCTAACAAGTgacgtgatgaagagataatcagcgTTATTCACGTCACCTGTCATAGACTTATGCCTGAACGGTGTATAGAGCTATATAGTATATCACCTTacaaaaatcaaatgtatgTATACAGATAAAGACATATACTTATATATCCAACTTTATAGAGAGCTGGGtgataatatattaaaaaatgacaaTTGTTATATGTATTGTTTTATGTGAATATACTGTACATATGCAGGTAAAATATCGGCGGgcgataatatttttttccgtTTTTTGTGTGACAAACTATAACAAGCAAGCAGGACAGTTTTTGACAGGTTTTTTTGACTAAATATAGCAATTCAAGCTTGGCGACAATATGGTTTAATTTTTTGGCAATATACTGGTAacacaataaggtctcatttgttaacattagttaatatattaactaacatgaactatccatgagcaatacatttgttactgtatttgttcatctttgttaatgttggatcaataaattaacaaagatcaataaatgccatagaagtgcagttcattattagttcatgttaacaaataaaaccttattgtaaagtttttCCAGTATAGTACATCCAGGTTGTACAAttcaattttaaatattaaattaatgaaTTTGTTATTAGTTGATACTGAAAGTTATCAAGCATGTGAGGTTTTATATAACAGTTTGGTggttatatataattaatacataaataaatccaCTTTTGAGAAACCATCTTGAATACGACATACCTGCTGTGCATAATTTAGCTGTCTTGTCAGATCTTCCTCAGTCTTTCTCAACTTCTGTTCCAACTGCTGCTTTTCCTCCTGAAAACAGATATATTAAAGATGCAGTCAATAAAACAAACAGGATAAAAACATAGTTAAAGTCCATGTTGATGAGACACACCTTTACAGTAGAAAGACAGGTGGCCAGATACTTCTTGATATCCGTATCAGATCCCGGGAGCAGTTTCAGAGAGAGATGTGTGAGGTGTTTAAAAGCGTTTGTCTCTACAATATTAAGGTTTGAAGGACTGTGGTCGAACGCTGATGAAGCTGACGTGAGCTGCAGCAGGAACCTGAACAGAAACAGTTCTCACGATCAATATGTAATAACAAAAAGATATAGAAGAGATCTTATTTAGATCATCTCTCACCGTGGGCTTTCTCTGTCCTGTTCAGAGATGCACTGCTCAAGCAAGTCTATGAATTTCTGTGGGAATGATGTGAAGTCTATTAAAAGCCCTTGTTGTACTTTTAGGCTGTGAAGGAAAgcgaacaaattattatttcacAGTCAGATATTACTGTGCTGACaataaatatgaaattttaTGATCAGATCAAATATTATGATACTATACCTCTGAAAATCCTCCTCTGATATGACAAGATTGTATAAAAAGTAAAGATCAGTATCATCCGTCAGCCTTACAATCAAATCCTGgtgataaaacaaaaataaagtcagaagaccaacaaaatgctttacagtcataaataataatgtataaataataatttctcACCTTCCTATGGACAGGATTTGATGATGTCTGGAGTTCAATACTGATGCGAATGACTGAACGTCTgtaatttaaaatcattttaatagtctccaaaaaaataaatactataacaTACATGacaattaaagaaaaataaaccttaaaaCTGATTTAGGTCTTATTTATGTTCAAATTATAACGTATAGGTATTACCTTTCATCGGTCTCTCTATTCTTCACCTGCACCTGTAACCTCTTGTTAAAAAGTAGTTCCGTCATTTTGAGTTCATATAATAACACAAAAAGCGataattatcattaaaaatcGCTGTTTTTTTCGTGTTTTTAGGTTGTTGAACGAGTCATTTGTTTTTTCGCGCTTCACTCCCGCGTTTGTCCGTTTCTCACCGGATGTGCTAAGCGCCTCTACCTAACCACGCTTATTATCGTATTTCagcatatttacatttttaccaGTCGTAAAAGACAAATATAAACCATTGGAGCTGTATTTGATATATATTTGAGGGTGTTTAAGGCTGATAAAATTAAAAACTCTTTTCTGCCTTATTTCACCGAcgcgtgttgtgattggttgagAGGCAGGCGTCAAACGTCAACGCCGAGTGGGCGGGGCGTACAGGAGTTTTGAACATGGCGGTGAGTAGCACAAACGTTTCTACACCGTTCGCATTATAAGCGTTTGTATGTCCTCATGGGGTTTATAAACAAACATGTAAGCACGTAAATGTCTTGTGGACTCTGAAAGTTCAAACTGTACTCACTAGAGCCTGCTGGTTATTGTGAATTTGACGTGTTGTATATTATTGAGGAGCTATGCTACACAAGATACTGGTCTTATATTACACAGACCTGATATATAATGTGTGGTTTTGATTTTCAGGATAAAGATAAGAAAAAGAAGGAGAGCATTTTTGATTTGTCGAAATACATCGACAAACATATAAGAGTTAAGTTCCAAGGAGGTCGTGAAGGTGAGACAGTTGCTTCATAAGATAAATTATGGGTTTAAATAATTCAAATATTATGCTTAACTACGTTAAAGTTACATTGAATTTAAAACATTCGTTGTTTTCTATTTTCAGCTAGCGGTGTCTTAAAAGGCTTCGACCCGCTGTTGAATCTTGTGTTGGATGGCACCATTGAATACATGCGAGGTAAAatcttttcattcattcattcatttagtcCTCTATCTCAGGGGGTTTATCAATCAGAAAAATATCAATCAAATCACTTAAATAAATTAGTAGTTTAATGGAAACTTAATATTTTACACACAATTTTTCATACTATAAATTGGGTcattatacattaaaatatatagtttCACTGTGAACAGAACAGAGAATGGTCCCGGACTGACCCGCATTCAAAAATCACACAGCTGAGAACATTAGAGTAACCGATTAATTATTTTGTGATTTGCTGCTAGAGCATTTATGCCCATGCTTTATGAATAACAAAAACAAGGatcgatttaaaaaaaaaaaaaagtgtttttaaacatttgtgaCTCATTCTGGGAAAATGAGTGGTAATAAGTGCATTTTCAAAAATGATTTGGTTATTTTCAAAATTATGTATAATTTGCTGGAATCACATGTTTGAAGTTGATAGAGTCAGCAAAGTAAATGCTGTGAGGGGAAAAAACGAGTGAACGTTTTCCTACAGTCCATGGTAATAACCCCAAATCTGGCACACAGTTGCAACCAAATATCTATAggaaacatttatatttaactttttttttggtaTCCATGATACCATAATTGTTTGACTAAAATTAATGAAATGTACAGCCTAGATATTAAGTGATTAGTTATCTTtataatgaaaattaccccatgatttacttgtAGGTGTACATGACTTTATTCTTTCTTAAGAACAATCAGGAGATATATTAataatagggctgggcgatttttatttttattatttctttaattttttttccctaacaaaaatctaaaaaaaatgtttttaataattcgATTATAAAAATTGATTCGATTCAATTTTTTTCCCCGCCccccatttaaaacaaaataattgcaaactgtacatatattttaaataaatatatattaattaattaattaattaattaaagtaCATCAACTTGAAATTGCAAAGGCAAACCCTTTATCTAACTGAAAAGTCACTGTGCAGTGTGCAAAGATTGTTGAACAtccaaattatttatactgtatttgGATTGAGctaataaacaacaaaaaatcctgaggtaaataaaataatgattataaCCTTAGTGTATTAGTATTTGTACAACAGTGATATATTTCTCAAGTAAAAcctaacttttattttgacgggttgctgtGAATACTTTTGAGTATCTTTGTGTTTGACATGACGGTGGTTTTTCTCAAATTAAACGGTAAAATGCTTGTGAAGTGACTCTCAGAGCGGCTTTGGAGATGACGGACATGTGTGTATGTCCTCGTATGAGATGGAAACGCGTGATTGTCACGCGCAATTCTATGTAGGCCTATGTGTTTGAGGTAAACTACTGCGGGTCACACCATTcattcacagacacacacgcagGACACTCAGGATTCGTAGCCTAAATAGTCgttttgctgtttaatattcacatacactatcaccagatgcgttggtctagcaacaagtgcaagccacttcagagacataGATAGTTTAGTGTTCTGTTAACACAATCAGAGCGCAAAAATAAGGGATATTCCatgggaaaatactaaaacgggaagatAGCGgtaaaagagctaaaatacgtgagaaaccgGGAAAACGAGAGGGTTGACAGCTATGGCTTGGTTACAGGTGACAATACCACCACCCACACTAAAGACCCTCTCCGATGGGGCACTAGTTGCAACTCCACACGACTGAGGTCGAagagctttttttttctccccctcGCTATACTGCCGAGGGGAAGAAGAAAAATCGATTTTTGGAAAATATGAATCGATTTGACCTACCAACTCGATTTTTAAATCAAATCGATTTTTTTCCCCAGCCCTAAATATCCTGacgcttccaagctttataacggCACTGACGgggtccattgagtttgaagctcaaaaaagtgtatccatccatcataaacatactacacacggctccgggggttaataaaggcttttttGAGGTGAAtggatgggtttgtgtaagaaaaatatccatatttaacacgttacAAAATGAAATACCTAGCTTTCAGCAgaccgccttctgtattcaacttaggTGTAAAGAAAGTGTAGAAATAAAGAAGAGGTTTTTGTTAGAAGAAAGTACAACGACTCACAGTTCAAAAAACTTATGCTACGCCCGATGTCATATGTTGCGTCAGTTACGCTATTTTTCATAAGTTGAAGACGGTCcgctggaagctagatatttttcATTGTAGCATGTtgaatatagatatttttcttacaaaagccCATCGATTtgctttagaaggcctttattaacacaCAACTGTCCTTCACTAACTACATTTTGCAGCTATATTTACAACTTTGGGTATGTAAAACCTTTAAATTAGTCTCTTAAGTCTTAATTTTGACGAACGTAGCCTAAAAGATTGAAAACCCTATCTCTAACGGAGcgttttatatttttaagtcGTTGTATATGATTCCTAATCACATCCTAATGATTCTGAACAGATCCGGATGATCAGTACAAGCTGACCGAAGACACCAGACAGCTCGGTCTGGTTGTTTGTCGAGGGACGTCCGTCGTGCTTATCTGTCCACAGGACGGGATGGAGGCCATTCCAAACCCTTTCATTCAACAGCAGGATGGATAATATTCagctgtgtttttgttttttctcttgTATTGTGTAGATGTCTGGTGAAGAAAACGGATGGTTTTTGTTAGGTCTGAAATCatgaaaaatgtaacattttgtaTTTAGACTCAGGATAAATGTGTTTTCTTTGGTTTTGTTTCGGTTCATGAaacgtttttgtgtgtgttgattATGGTTTTGAACTATAAGGCATGTTTTCTGTTCATGAAAATAGGTGCGTAATGTTGCCCTGGTTCTTTCAGTGTTGTTTTACTACTGACGTTCATTTGGACAATAATAAACATCTGGGATTTCACCATTTCTAATTCAAGCAAAAACTAGATTATGCCTGTACCTCAAATGGTGGATTCTACAGTTTTACACCCATCCAGAAAGcttttgtacacacacacaaacactcagacATTGTCACAGAAcattatttgtataatatttcGAAGGCCTTTGGTTTCAAGACGCCTTGAGAAAACATTCTTGTTTGCTTTTGTGGTGTCTCCTACTCTGTTTTACATTTGCAAAACTAATTCCTAAGATTAAAGACTCACAGACCCTTCCCTGTTTGggagtttttttctttctacatTTATCtattattacactttaataCACTACTTTTGACGCAGGTGATCATGTTTTACTTTTCTAAAATCTTGGAAACAAGGGTTTTTCCACCAAGAGGAGACCTTTTTTTGATGGCTATCAGATTGAGGTTAGTATTCATGCTTCTTAGCGCAGCCACAAAGACCTGCTTGTAACCTTTCTGGATTTACCTTAGGTGGGAAACACTATGTATATCAATATACTCACTAGTTCCAGTATAGTTTTCACTCTGATATTTAACGCAATACGTGTGAGGCTAATCGAGATTTGTTGGTCCTTCCATTTGTGGTGGTGGTTTTCTCGCAGTTATGAATGAAAGGCTCAGTGTTTCTTGCCTTGCTTGTGCTCTTTTGAACAGGAGGACTTTCCAGATTTTATCAGTGCGCACTGGCACCCAAGTCTGGGCTTTATTGGGTAACAGTTATAGTGGTTCAGGGTCTGTTAACTGATGGTTAACTTTAGAGGGGTCTGTAAGAGGAGCTGCTGTCTGAAGACGGGCCAACTCTTAATACTATTCCAGGTCAGGAGAGGTGGTCTAGTATGGCAAATTGCATTTCATTTTGCACAGAAGATTAAACCTATGAGGTAAAAAAGGGAACTATCTATTCAATGCATAATAGCATataaaaatgcaacaaaaaaaacgaGAAGGGGCAGctaaaatacacaaatgggAAAATATATCAACATGCTtaaaatacaaaagtaatataaaaaggagaaacaacttgtaaaatgattttaaaaagtgtttatttgatgaaaaatataGAAAACCATTACTGCACAGCAGTAAGTTAAAAGCTCATTTGTTGCTGGGTGTAAGCTTTTGGATTGAGTTTTGTTACCCCTCCCTAGAACAACagtctattgtttatttaaatcGTTTAAATGTCTTAAAAGGGTATTGTGTGAAATAATAGAggattttgttttaaaacaatGTATATTTTGTAGTACCTGCCTATCAAAGGCGAGACCCCACCCTCACCTGGGTAAAACCACGCCCACATGTAAGCCTACAGGATAACAGCGCTGCATTCTATAGTCCCCAAACGTGTCCTGCGGTTTATTCGGACGTCAATGTAAAGACCAGATGCCTCAGTGACCAAA
This genomic window contains:
- the lsm7 gene encoding U6 snRNA-associated Sm-like protein LSm7 isoform X2; translated protein: MADKDKKKKESIFDLSKYIDKHIRVKFQGGREASGVLKGFDPLLNLVLDGTIEYMRDPDDQYKLTEDTRQLGLVVCRGTSVVLICPQDGMEAIPNPFIQQQDG
- the lsm7 gene encoding U6 snRNA-associated Sm-like protein LSm7 isoform X1 translates to MGFINKHDKDKKKKESIFDLSKYIDKHIRVKFQGGREASGVLKGFDPLLNLVLDGTIEYMRDPDDQYKLTEDTRQLGLVVCRGTSVVLICPQDGMEAIPNPFIQQQDG